A genomic segment from Paenibacillus sp. FSL K6-1096 encodes:
- the fliF gene encoding flagellar basal-body MS-ring/collar protein FliF — translation MNERLAQYREKVTQYWNRFSGKQKILFFSTLFIIIIVIVVATMQLTKVEYEVAFKDLDSTDSAGVMNYLDSSGVSYRLSPDGKSISVPSTDAARIKIAVGSQGIVQQGSIGYKVFNESSSMIGTTDSEFNVKYNNALNGEVEQLMRRMQGIKDAKVLVTLPKETVFAAQEDQEKAQASVVLSFDPGFRPSQENIDGYFNLVKTAVPNLPIDNITITNNEVELRPTARGGQSGVSSQVEENFALQKKFEEDVKRDVKQFLSTLTGPDKVDVLVFSKLNFDKENRKEDLVVPVDAENMKGIEISSQIISNTYSGKGNTSGGVAGTGSEDVAGYPAGASTGDSSSEETSETRNYEVSRITKDIIASPYTVKDLTINVAVEPPAGQNALDDATTGAIRNILVNIVRASLADSGVTYTDADLTKKVSVLSQQFGSTAADTASGGLANWMLWAIGAAALLVGAGGGYLIYRSRKNKQEEEVEEDIPLQVPTEFPSINMDSVTNESQVRKQLESLAKKKPDEFVNLLRTWLAEEQR, via the coding sequence GTGAATGAAAGATTGGCCCAGTACCGGGAGAAGGTGACCCAGTATTGGAACAGATTCAGCGGTAAACAGAAAATATTATTTTTCTCCACGCTGTTTATCATCATAATAGTAATCGTAGTAGCAACCATGCAGTTAACGAAGGTTGAATATGAAGTGGCCTTCAAGGATCTGGACAGCACGGATTCTGCAGGAGTTATGAATTATCTGGATTCATCCGGGGTGTCTTACCGTCTTAGCCCTGATGGCAAGAGCATATCCGTACCAAGCACAGATGCTGCGCGCATTAAGATTGCTGTCGGCTCGCAGGGGATTGTCCAGCAGGGGTCCATCGGCTACAAGGTGTTCAATGAATCCTCTTCGATGATCGGCACTACAGACAGTGAATTCAATGTGAAGTACAACAATGCCCTGAACGGTGAAGTGGAACAGCTCATGCGGAGAATGCAGGGAATTAAGGACGCCAAGGTGCTCGTCACCCTGCCCAAGGAGACTGTGTTCGCCGCGCAGGAGGATCAGGAGAAGGCTCAGGCTTCCGTTGTGCTAAGCTTCGATCCCGGATTCAGACCGTCGCAGGAGAATATTGACGGATACTTCAATCTGGTGAAGACGGCTGTTCCCAATCTTCCAATCGACAACATTACCATCACCAATAATGAGGTGGAGCTGCGGCCGACAGCCAGAGGCGGTCAGAGCGGTGTCTCCAGCCAGGTTGAAGAGAACTTCGCGCTGCAGAAGAAATTTGAGGAAGATGTCAAACGGGATGTTAAGCAGTTCCTCAGTACACTCACCGGTCCCGATAAAGTCGATGTTCTGGTATTCTCCAAGCTGAACTTCGATAAAGAGAACAGGAAGGAAGACCTCGTAGTTCCTGTAGACGCTGAGAATATGAAAGGGATCGAGATCAGCTCCCAGATCATCAGCAATACGTACTCAGGTAAAGGGAACACATCCGGTGGAGTGGCAGGTACAGGCTCTGAAGATGTTGCAGGTTATCCGGCGGGGGCGAGCACGGGTGATTCTTCTTCTGAGGAAACATCGGAGACCAGAAATTATGAAGTCAGCAGAATCACTAAGGATATTATTGCCAGCCCATATACTGTAAAAGATTTAACCATTAATGTTGCGGTTGAACCACCTGCAGGGCAAAATGCTCTGGATGATGCGACCACGGGAGCAATCAGAAATATTCTGGTCAACATCGTCCGCGCTTCACTGGCGGATTCGGGTGTCACTTATACAGACGCCGATCTTACCAAAAAAGTTTCGGTATTGTCCCAACAATTTGGCAGTACCGCTGCGGATACCGCTTCGGGAGGACTTGCCAACTGGATGCTCTGGGCGATTGGCGCAGCCGCGCTGCTCGTCGGTGCAGGCGGCGGTTATCTGATCTACCGCAGCCGCAAGAACAAGCAGGAGGAAGAGGTAGAGGAAGATATTCCGCTGCAGGTTCCAACCGAGTTTCCGTCTATTAATATGGACAGCGTGACGAACGAGAGTCAGGTCCGCAAGCAGCTGGAAAGTCTGGCGAAGAAGAAGCCGGATGAATTCGTAAACCTGCTGCGTACATGGCTTGCTGAAGAACAGAGGTGA
- a CDS encoding FliH/SctL family protein, whose protein sequence is MSKLIKHSQYIPVDVLKRLEQARHHAGLAEEPAQDEAAGDSREADPAGEAAEQARKQMLKDAQEFAEDQVRSASQEAENIIESARTEAEEWWRQRREQDELLIEAVKAEGYQQGYQEGLAQAELEMSRRMAEMMEEAQSVLQEAYRARDVIIQEAEPFLVEMSCSIAEKIVDKQLTVEPQFAMDLIRKNLARKREQGLISLCVSPAQFAFVNAAREELSLAVDSQAELQILPDSTVKDQGCVIRSSFGSIDARVDTQLAEIKKELLRIALDSDEQRNGDSDA, encoded by the coding sequence TTGTCTAAGCTGATCAAACATTCTCAATATATTCCTGTTGATGTGCTGAAGCGGCTGGAGCAGGCCAGACATCATGCAGGACTTGCTGAAGAGCCTGCTCAGGATGAGGCTGCCGGGGATAGCCGCGAGGCGGACCCGGCCGGAGAAGCGGCGGAGCAGGCCCGGAAGCAGATGCTGAAGGACGCTCAGGAGTTCGCTGAAGACCAGGTCCGCAGCGCCTCCCAGGAAGCCGAGAATATTATCGAATCAGCACGGACGGAAGCTGAAGAATGGTGGCGGCAGCGCAGGGAGCAGGACGAGCTGCTGATCGAAGCGGTGAAGGCCGAAGGCTATCAGCAGGGGTATCAGGAAGGTCTGGCTCAGGCCGAGCTGGAGATGTCCCGGCGCATGGCCGAGATGATGGAGGAGGCACAGAGCGTGCTTCAGGAGGCGTACCGGGCAAGGGATGTCATTATTCAGGAGGCTGAGCCGTTTCTGGTGGAGATGAGCTGCAGCATTGCCGAGAAGATTGTGGACAAGCAGCTTACAGTGGAACCGCAGTTCGCCATGGACCTGATCCGTAAGAATCTGGCCCGCAAGCGCGAGCAGGGGCTGATCTCGCTCTGCGTCTCTCCTGCCCAGTTCGCCTTCGTCAACGCAGCCAGGGAAGAGCTCTCGCTCGCTGTGGACTCGCAGGCGGAGCTGCAGATTCTCCCGGACTCCACGGTGAAGGACCAGGGCTGTGTCATCCGCTCTTCCTTCGGCAGCATTGACGCACGCGTCGATACGCAGCTTGCCGAGATCAAGAAGGAGCTGCTGCGCATCGCATTGGACTCGGATGAGCAGAGAAATGGGGACAGCGATGCTTGA
- the fliG gene encoding flagellar motor switch protein FliG, protein MAKASQQGLSGRQKAAILLITLGPEVSAQIFKHLRDEEIEQLTLEIANVRKVDSSEKELIMSEFHQICLAQEYISQGGINYAKEILEKALGSAKALEVINRLTATLQVRPFDFARKADPNQILNFIQNENVQTIALVLSYLQFEQAASILSSLPQEKQAEVARRIAIMDSTSPEVVTQIERVLEQKLSATVTQDYTNAGGIESIVQILNGVDRGTERTILDSLEIQDPELAEEIKKRMFVFEDIVNVDNRSIQRIIKDIDNADLQLALKVASEEVRDVIFRNMSKRMAETFREEMEYMGPVRLRDVEEAQTRIVGTIRRLEESGEIIIARGGGDDIIV, encoded by the coding sequence ATGGCAAAGGCTAGCCAGCAGGGACTCAGCGGCCGGCAAAAAGCGGCAATCCTGCTAATCACATTAGGGCCGGAAGTTTCGGCGCAAATATTCAAGCATTTGAGAGACGAGGAAATCGAACAGCTCACCCTGGAAATCGCTAATGTCCGCAAGGTGGACAGCAGTGAGAAGGAGCTGATCATGTCTGAATTCCATCAGATCTGTCTCGCCCAGGAGTATATCTCGCAAGGCGGTATCAACTATGCCAAGGAGATTCTGGAGAAGGCGCTTGGCTCCGCCAAGGCGCTTGAGGTCATCAACCGGCTCACGGCGACACTCCAGGTAAGACCGTTCGACTTCGCCCGCAAGGCGGACCCGAATCAGATTCTCAACTTCATCCAGAACGAGAATGTCCAGACAATTGCCCTTGTACTCTCATACCTGCAATTTGAACAGGCCGCCTCTATCCTGTCTTCCCTGCCTCAGGAGAAGCAGGCCGAGGTTGCCCGGAGAATTGCGATTATGGACAGCACGTCTCCGGAGGTTGTGACTCAGATCGAACGTGTGCTGGAGCAGAAGCTGTCGGCAACCGTTACCCAGGACTATACGAATGCAGGCGGTATCGAATCGATTGTCCAGATTCTGAACGGTGTCGACCGCGGTACAGAGCGTACCATTCTGGATTCCCTGGAAATTCAGGACCCGGAGCTGGCGGAAGAGATCAAGAAGCGGATGTTCGTCTTCGAGGATATCGTCAATGTGGACAACCGGTCCATCCAGCGGATTATCAAGGATATCGACAATGCCGATCTGCAGCTGGCGCTCAAGGTCGCCAGCGAAGAGGTGCGGGACGTTATCTTCCGCAACATGTCCAAGCGTATGGCCGAGACCTTCCGCGAGGAAATGGAATATATGGGTCCGGTACGGCTGCGTGATGTGGAAGAAGCGCAGACCCGCATCGTAGGCACGATCCGCAGACTTGAGGAATCCGGCGAAATTATCATCGCCCGTGGCGGAGGAGATGACATTATTGTCTAA
- the fliE gene encoding flagellar hook-basal body complex protein FliE, whose amino-acid sequence MIQNVLIGSQAVQPLAMKPAAANSSAVQQSGQSFGSYLEDALNQVAAQEQQAKDMSNKFVLGEVNIDEAMISSQQALLSLQLTTQVRNKVIEAYQEIMRTQI is encoded by the coding sequence GTGATACAGAATGTATTAATCGGGAGCCAGGCCGTGCAGCCGCTCGCAATGAAGCCCGCAGCCGCCAACTCCTCAGCCGTTCAGCAATCAGGGCAGAGCTTCGGCTCCTATCTGGAGGATGCCCTTAATCAGGTGGCCGCCCAGGAACAGCAGGCTAAAGACATGAGCAACAAATTTGTACTGGGCGAGGTCAACATTGACGAAGCGATGATATCGTCCCAGCAGGCATTGCTGAGTTTGCAGCTGACTACACAAGTCCGGAACAAAGTGATAGAAGCCTATCAGGAAATTATGAGAACGCAAATCTAA
- the flgB gene encoding flagellar basal body rod protein FlgB, producing the protein MGLLNSVSFQRLQGGLEAATKRQSVLANNVANADTPNFKRSDVSFESILRQQELGLKPTLSAKVSDSRHFQFGTVTGMPAAVVSTDETTSMNNNGNNVDMDREQALSAENQLRYNSYIEQLNSQITMMRTVVQGG; encoded by the coding sequence ATGGGTTTGCTTAACAGTGTCAGCTTTCAAAGATTACAGGGGGGCCTAGAAGCCGCCACCAAACGACAAAGTGTTCTCGCTAATAATGTAGCAAATGCTGATACACCAAATTTTAAACGTTCTGATGTAAGCTTTGAGAGTATCCTGAGACAACAGGAGCTTGGACTCAAGCCGACGCTGAGCGCTAAAGTATCAGATTCCCGTCATTTCCAGTTTGGGACGGTGACCGGTATGCCGGCTGCTGTTGTCAGCACAGATGAGACTACTTCGATGAATAACAATGGAAATAATGTGGATATGGACCGTGAACAGGCGCTGAGCGCCGAGAACCAGCTGAGGTACAACTCTTATATAGAGCAGCTGAACAGCCAGATCACAATGATGCGTACAGTGGTGCAGGGAGGATAA
- the fliJ gene encoding flagellar export protein FliJ produces MRFHYTFQKVVDLKGNEKTQAEWMLSSALGELQAQEKSLDELMSQRSALMSSLQSAAQQKTPLAKLREMQDYADYLDRCIARKQSDISRAHMEVQSKQNHLSTKVLDEKVWLMAKDKAQTAFLQNMSLREQNELDEMATVRFAMKSL; encoded by the coding sequence ATGCGGTTCCATTATACTTTTCAAAAAGTGGTGGACTTGAAGGGTAACGAAAAGACACAGGCAGAGTGGATGCTCTCAAGCGCGCTCGGAGAACTGCAGGCACAGGAGAAAAGCCTTGATGAATTAATGAGCCAGCGCAGCGCGCTGATGTCCTCTCTGCAAAGTGCAGCCCAGCAGAAGACACCGCTGGCCAAGCTCCGCGAGATGCAGGATTATGCGGATTACCTGGACAGATGCATTGCCCGCAAGCAGTCCGATATCAGCCGGGCGCATATGGAGGTTCAGAGCAAACAGAACCATCTGAGCACCAAGGTGCTGGATGAGAAGGTATGGCTTATGGCCAAAGACAAGGCACAGACGGCATTTCTGCAGAATATGAGTTTACGGGAACAAAACGAACTGGATGAGATGGCTACCGTCCGCTTCGCGATGAAATCCCTCTAA
- a CDS encoding kinesin, whose translation MANHEMEFEDEGSAGKLERFLFLMIPIIFTLVLLGVLLTLFNMDIRNNVLEIAGKIPIVEKWVPDPVPDPAAADEAGEDPQKESKEQAASSESTIKELKSQLAEQAEKLKQAEDARTAEADKSAALQQQIDSLKAEAAEAAAATPEEEDPYLKNVKDLAKLYGGMKASKAAPIMENLTTEEMVQIFSNMSNASKTAILEKMDPKKAADVSVLLKETTNSTDMAIAALQSRIKQETGAEAPAKTSANLDQEKLSQTFTAMPAADAAVLLGSMYSVSPDKVITILNTVGDTVRSSILGEMTKKDSKQAAQILNRLMGGK comes from the coding sequence GTGGCAAATCATGAAATGGAATTTGAAGATGAAGGGTCGGCAGGCAAGTTAGAGCGTTTCTTATTCTTGATGATTCCGATCATCTTCACGCTTGTGCTGCTTGGAGTGTTGCTGACTCTATTTAATATGGATATCCGCAATAACGTGTTGGAGATTGCGGGCAAGATTCCTATTGTAGAGAAGTGGGTTCCTGATCCGGTGCCGGACCCTGCAGCCGCAGATGAGGCCGGCGAAGATCCGCAAAAGGAAAGCAAGGAGCAGGCTGCCAGCTCGGAGAGCACGATTAAGGAGCTTAAATCGCAGCTGGCCGAGCAGGCCGAGAAGCTGAAGCAGGCCGAAGACGCCAGAACAGCCGAGGCGGATAAGTCCGCAGCGCTCCAGCAGCAGATTGACAGCCTAAAGGCAGAGGCCGCTGAGGCTGCCGCCGCCACTCCTGAAGAGGAAGATCCTTATCTAAAGAATGTGAAGGATCTGGCCAAGCTGTATGGCGGAATGAAGGCCTCCAAGGCAGCCCCGATTATGGAGAATCTGACTACGGAAGAGATGGTGCAGATCTTCAGCAATATGAGCAATGCCAGCAAAACGGCGATTCTCGAAAAGATGGACCCTAAAAAAGCGGCGGATGTGTCGGTTCTGCTAAAGGAAACAACCAATTCAACCGATATGGCTATTGCAGCCCTTCAATCCAGAATTAAGCAGGAGACAGGGGCTGAGGCTCCCGCGAAGACCTCAGCCAATCTGGACCAGGAGAAGCTCAGTCAGACCTTCACGGCGATGCCGGCTGCCGATGCGGCCGTCTTGCTCGGCTCCATGTACAGCGTCAGCCCGGATAAGGTGATTACTATCCTTAATACAGTAGGTGACACGGTCCGCTCCTCGATTCTGGGAGAGATGACCAAGAAGGACAGCAAGCAGGCAGCCCAAATACTAAACCGTCTGATGGGCGGTAAATAA
- the flgC gene encoding flagellar basal body rod protein FlgC: MNFGSSFGISASALTAQRLRMDIISSNIANAETTRASVVDGKAVPYRRKLAVLETGQGDSFSNILQSRMGGGSEGVKVKEIIDDTSPLKPVYNPSHPDADVNGYVYMPNVDITKEMVDMLSASRSYEANVTMLNASKSMVVKALEIGR, encoded by the coding sequence ATGAATTTTGGCAGCAGCTTTGGAATCAGTGCCTCGGCCTTAACCGCCCAGCGCCTGCGGATGGATATCATCTCGTCCAATATCGCAAACGCGGAGACTACTAGAGCCTCTGTAGTGGACGGCAAGGCCGTTCCTTACCGCCGCAAGCTTGCAGTACTGGAGACCGGCCAGGGAGACAGCTTCTCTAATATCCTCCAATCGCGAATGGGCGGGGGCAGCGAAGGGGTCAAGGTTAAGGAAATTATCGACGATACTTCGCCGCTGAAGCCGGTGTACAACCCCAGCCATCCCGATGCGGATGTCAACGGTTATGTGTACATGCCGAATGTGGATATCACCAAGGAAATGGTGGACATGCTGTCTGCCTCGCGTTCTTATGAAGCGAATGTTACGATGCTGAACGCCTCCAAATCGATGGTGGTCAAGGCGCTTGAGATCGGACGGTAA
- the fliI gene encoding flagellar protein export ATPase FliI has product MGTAMLDTGKYKEQLRNFDPVRINGKVTQVIGLMVESEGPDASIGDVCYIYPAKGTKPLQAEVVGFRDNKVLLMPLGELQAIGPGCDVVGTGKPLSVQVGSELLGKVLDGLGQPLDGSLIPARMPHSSTFNIPANPLNRPRVAEPISIGVRAIDGLLTIGKGQRVGIFAGSGVGKSTLMGMIARNTSADVNVIALIGERGREVLDFIERDLGPEGLQRSVVIVATSDQPALIRIKGALIATTIAEYFRDRGLNVMLMMDSVTRYAMAQREVGLAVGEPPAMRGYTPSVFASLPKLLERAGTGPTGSITAFYTVLVDGDDMNEPIADAVRGILDGHIVLNRSIANKGHFPAIDVLASISRVMKDIAPEEQIAAAENVKRLMAVYKDSEDLINIGAYQRGSNAQIDESIHYIDSIWQFTRQKVNEKVTLSEVQQSLISQFSRSE; this is encoded by the coding sequence ATGGGGACAGCGATGCTTGACACCGGCAAATATAAAGAACAGCTGCGTAACTTCGATCCGGTCCGCATCAACGGCAAGGTTACCCAGGTGATCGGGCTGATGGTCGAGTCGGAAGGACCGGATGCCAGCATCGGGGATGTGTGTTACATCTATCCGGCCAAAGGCACGAAGCCGCTCCAGGCTGAGGTGGTCGGATTCCGCGACAACAAGGTGCTGCTCATGCCGCTGGGGGAACTGCAGGCCATCGGCCCCGGTTGTGATGTGGTTGGCACCGGCAAGCCGCTGAGCGTCCAAGTCGGCTCGGAGCTGCTGGGCAAGGTTCTGGACGGTCTCGGACAGCCGCTCGACGGCTCACTGATTCCGGCCAGAATGCCGCACAGCTCGACGTTTAATATTCCGGCCAACCCGCTAAACCGCCCGCGGGTGGCCGAGCCGATCAGCATCGGCGTCCGGGCGATTGACGGGCTGCTGACCATCGGCAAAGGCCAGCGCGTAGGTATCTTTGCCGGCTCTGGCGTCGGCAAGAGCACTCTGATGGGGATGATTGCCCGCAATACGTCAGCGGATGTGAATGTGATTGCCCTGATCGGCGAGCGGGGCAGAGAGGTGCTGGATTTCATTGAGCGCGACCTGGGGCCGGAGGGCCTGCAGCGTTCCGTAGTCATCGTAGCCACCTCGGACCAGCCGGCGCTGATCCGCATCAAAGGGGCGCTCATTGCGACTACCATCGCAGAATACTTCCGTGACCGCGGTCTGAATGTCATGCTGATGATGGACTCGGTTACCCGCTATGCGATGGCCCAGCGTGAGGTAGGACTGGCTGTAGGTGAGCCTCCGGCGATGAGAGGGTATACGCCCTCCGTGTTCGCCAGCCTGCCCAAGCTGCTGGAGCGGGCAGGGACGGGGCCTACAGGCTCAATTACCGCTTTCTATACCGTACTGGTGGACGGTGACGACATGAATGAGCCGATCGCCGATGCGGTGCGCGGCATCCTGGACGGGCATATTGTCCTGAACCGGAGCATTGCCAACAAAGGGCACTTCCCGGCCATTGATGTGCTGGCAAGCATCAGCCGGGTGATGAAGGATATCGCCCCGGAGGAGCAGATTGCCGCGGCAGAGAATGTGAAGCGTCTGATGGCCGTGTACAAGGACTCCGAGGATCTGATTAATATCGGAGCCTATCAGCGGGGCTCCAATGCCCAAATCGATGAGTCCATTCATTATATCGACAGTATTTGGCAATTCACCCGGCAGAAGGTGAATGAGAAGGTTACCCTTAGTGAAGTCCAGCAGTCTTTAATTTCACAGTTCTCGAGGAGTGAATGA